Within bacterium, the genomic segment CTTTAATCCACGATATAATCCCGGGGGAAATAAGGGGGCAATCCGCTGGAGAAGCGGGACGGTAATGAGCAGACTTATCAGGCACAGGCTGAATGAGCGAAGATAGAACAACCCGATCCCGCTGAAGTGGAGAAGATCGATTTTCCTTGATGTTTTTCCCGTGACCGCTGCCTGGACCTGATCGCAGATCCTGCCATTGGCCTTTCTGACCAGGATGCTCACCCGCTGGGCAAGGATCGAGAAGGGGATCGCCAATAAAATGGCCAGGCTGATCAGGGACTCGCGGGAGCCTGGAAAAAATGGCCCGGCCAAAAGGCAGATTCCGGCAGCAATAACTGCTGCCATCGATCCGTCCAGGGGGACTGAACATCCGATCGGCAAAAGGTAAACCATCATAAGCTCAAGGAATGCCCCTATCACCAGTCCGGCATGCAAATCTCCAAACATCCATCCAAGCAGAGGAGCAGCCACAACCGGCTGCGAAATCATTATTTGAGTCAGCGAAACATCATCTAAATTTATCAGCCCGCCGATGAGACTGATTTCAAGGATTTGCTGAATCACCCTAACCTCTTAATCCTGAGCCTTGCATTGATTTAAGTGGTCAGTGGCCAGTAATTAGTGACCAGTGGTCAGTAAAAAACTGATAACTGATACTTCTCTCTTGCCTAGTTATGGCTGTAATTGGAAACCTGCATCCGGAAGCGGCAGGTCCATCCCTCCCCTGCGGCTAAGTTGATATCCCAGTAGGGAAGGATAACCGAGCTCTGATAAACTCTTTCAAACCCTGATTCAGAATTTGAGGCGGTTTCGATCGGGAATCTCCAGATGCCGGGGTAGTCAGCAAAATCGAAAGAGACAATCAGACCAAGGGCTTCATCCACCAGTTGAATCTGCTCGACCTGCTCCAGGGTTCCCCAACTGGCCAGTTGCCGATCCTTGAGGGCAATGCCGGGTACTTGATAATACCTGTCCGCACTTCGTCCGGCCAGAAGGTTCACATTGAATTCTACTCCGAATCGGCATCGAACGGTCGATTTCCCTAAATTGACCAGTTGATACTCGAAAGCTAATTCCGATTTATCTGCCTGAACCCTCACCGCTTTTTCAACGCGGAATGGGATATGCTCTCCATCGATCAGCAGGGAACCATCCCGGGAAAGAATAAGGTGGAGCATGTCCTGAGTCGATTGAAGTTGCTGTTTCTGGTAATTTCCGGTAATAAAATCCCCATATTCCTGATGTTGTAACCGGCTGAACTCCTTGAGTGTGGTGACAGGAGGGAAGAAATGATCGAGCAGGCAGTTGCGGGCATATTGATCATAATAAAGCAGCTCAGCCAGATCCTTTTCCTTGCTGACCGTAATCTCATGGATGCTCTTTACCCCATAGCTGTCATCCTGATCCACTCCTATGTGTGCTCCCTGCTGCAGTTTCTGGTGATACGTTTCCCGTCTGCGCATGAGAGAGTTGATCAGGTTAAAGGCTTTTGGCCGGTAGTCCAGTTCGTTGATCGTGCCCCCTGCGTCCATGTCAAGCCAGAACATCAGACTGGATGTTTTGACCAGGATTTCCTCTCTTCCGTCGCCATCCATGTCCACTGGCAGGCAATCGATCCAGCTCTCCGTCGGATGAAGCCGCTCATCGATGATGTTCTCTGCCTTGATCAGGTGATTATAGACTCCATCCCGCAAATGCGGGAGGTAGAGCCCGCCAAAAAGGCCGTGCCAGTAAGCATCATTGCATTGGCCTTTCCAGAGCTCATCCCGTGCCCGATCCAGCCATTGCTGAGAAGAATCCGCGGATGCCCCTTTACTCTGATACTGTTCGATCTGCTTACTCACCCAGAGCATTTTCTGATAGAGGTTGTTGCTCTCCGAATACTTGCTCAAAAAGTTGCGCCAGAAACCTCCCTTGACAAAGGGTTTGGCTCTCTGAGGGAACTCTTTGGTATTACTGATCATTCTTTCCAGAGCAATAAATTCCTCCGCCGTCTGGATCGGCAGTGCCCACTCCTCCATCTCCGAATACGAGGCGGTCGGCAAATAAACTTTTCCCAGCGGAGGAAACTTGTCCACATATTCGCCGTAAGTTATTGTTTCAAGAACATCCTGATTTTCTTCAACCAGGCTGAAGAACTGATCCAGCCAGCCCTGATTATAAACCAGATCATAGGTACCCGGCCAGACACCGAATTTTTCTCCGTCATCGGCCATAACCCGCAGATTCCCCCTCCCCCGGTTTTCATGCAGCAGATAATCGATCGTCATCCGGGGGGATTTAAATGGAATCGTATATCGCAGATACTTGCTGCCGGGGAAGACTTTCAGCAGGTTTCCCTGCTCCTCGGTAAGGTAATAACCCCACAGTTCCTCTTCACGAATGCCGGCGGATCGAAAATGCAGGTCATCTACCGCCAGATACTCAATTTCAGCCTCTCGAATGTAGCGCACCAGATGCGGCTCCCACACCCGCTCGGCCAGCCACATGCCCCTCGGTGTGGTATGAAAGCGTTCTTTGAGAAACCGGTTCAATTTTTTAATCTGGCCAACCTTATCCACATCCGGGAGAATCGGTAAAATCGGTTCATAATAGCCGCCGCTCAATAATTCTACCTGTCCCCGCTCGATCATGTCAGCCACGATATCCAAAAGAGGAGAGGATTTTTCCAAAAACCAGTTCCAGAGTGTTCCTGAATAGTGGAGACTTATCTTGATTCCGGGATGTCTTTTCAACACCTCCCAAAAGGGAAAATATGCTTTCTGGTAACATCCTTCGAAAACAAAATCAAAGTTTCCTATCGGCTGGTGATTATGAATTCCCAAAATAAGGTATTGTTTTTCCAAAATCTATCTCCATCAAAAGTATGAGATACCGTCAATCTGGCTTTGGCCAGGCTTTGATTTTACTTGCGCCCGATTAACTTCTGGTACAGGGGAATGTCCTGCAAATCGATCTGCTTATCCTGAGGGAGAGCACGCAAATCCAAATGAACCCCGCTTTTCTGAATGTCCACCAGGTAGGAAGCCTCCTCTGCCTTAATTGCTATGTTGCTCTGAATCTCTATCTCTCCGGAATGAACACACCCCAGGTTCACTTCCCGGATTGGAAAACCCAGATCCAGGGACCTTTTGAAGTCCTTCAATTTGGAAAACAGGACGATAACATTTTTGTCCGGCAAATCGTGGCTGAGACATTTTTCTACGGTCAGGGCAATACTGTAAGCTTCTACCTTGATATTTTCCGGTACGGCAAGTTTCATGACTTCCAACCGAAGCTCATCTTTTTCAACTTCATCATCAGCAACAATAATCATGCTTGCCTTCAGGAATTTCGCCCATCCGACAATCACTTGGCCGTGAATTAATCTTTCATCGATCCGTACTAAAACTATCGGCATAAATGTATCTACACTTTGTTAAAAAATGAACTAACCGGGGAAAGGGGGTTCTGGACTCAAAGCTTACTGCCAGTACCTGCCCCTATAATTTAACTTTTTTCTCTTCGAGTTTCTTGTTTAAGAGGTCACTGGCGATAATAATCTTTTCCCGACCGTAGATAAAGACGGTCTCTTTGATTTCCTCCAGGCAGTGCCCTTCACGATACGTAGCCAGCTTTAACAGCATGGGAAGGTTCACGCCCGTAACAACCTCGATACGCTTCGTGGACAAAAAGGATAAGCTCAGGTTTGAGGGACTTCCTCCGAACATATCCGTTAAAATCAAAACTCCCGAACCGGAATCCACCGCTTCGATGGCTTTCTGTATATCGTGCATCGCCTGCTCTACCCCGTTTCTCGAATCTACTGAAACGGCCTTCATTTTCGGAAGCGAACCGACAATAAGCTCAGAGCTTTTCAGCAGCTCTTCCGCCAGGTTCCCGTGAGCGACGATAACTACTCCCACCATGTTATTTTCCATTTTGTCCTCACTTAAGTAGTAAAGCTCAAATAAGTTTGGCCTTGGATTTTTTGCTCAGTATATCGATCACCTTCTGATCAAAGTCACGGGCTGAGTAATAACCGCTTTCCTTTAAGAGCTGATTTCGGGCTGCAACCTCAATAATAATGGCCATGTTTCTCCCCGGAGCTACCGGCATTTTAATTAACGGCACCTCAACTCCCAGGATATTCACCGTACTTTCCTTCAGCCCCAGTCGATCATACTCATACTCTTTTTTCCACTCTTCCATCACTACCGCAAGCTCTATCTTTTTTCGGTAACGGACAGCAGCCACTCCAAAGAGGTCTTTAATGTTGATGATTCCAAGGCCCCGCAGCTCCATATGATAGCGGATCATCTCCGGGCCGCTGCCAATCAGCACGTCAGGGGGCAGCAGTTTGATGTTGACCATGTCATCCGAAATCAACCGATGTCCTCGAACAATAAGGTCCAGCGCGCATTCACTCTTACCGATGCTGCTCTTGCCAAGCAGGAGAACTCCCCGTCCGTAGATGTCCATCAGAACACCATGAATGCTCGTTTCCAGGGCTAACTTCTCTTCCATGTAAGTTGAAATCTGACGGATAAAAATCGAACTTTGGAGACTGGATTGCAATATGGGGATTTTATACTTGTTTCCTACCGAAATCAGCTCCGGCGGCGGCAGCATGCTCTTGGTGAGAATAAAGCAGGAAATAGGTATTTGGCAAATAGCCTCTAAGACTTCCTGACGACGCTCACTGGAGAGGGTGTCCATAAAGGACACTTCGGTACTTCCTAAGACCTGGACCCGTTCTGCCCGTATCTGGGCAAAATACCCTGCCAGCGCCAGCCCCGGTTTTTGAATGCGAGGGGAGGTAATCTTGCGGTCGAGCCCTTCGTCCCCATTCAGGACTTTCAATTGCAGCCGTTCCGCCTGCTCGTTTACGAGCTCCCGGATGGTTAAGCATTTCTGGACGAGCATTCTTGCGTGTTTATCCTATAACGTCTTTTTCTTCATCGGCAATGGCCTGGTAAATGTCTCTGCCACTTTTAGCCTGCATTAATGCCTCTCGGAAGGTTGTTTTTTTCAGGAGCCGGGAAATTCTGGCCAGTATCTTCAGATGCAAAGGCGCCGAATTCTCCGGTGCCAGAAACAGAAAGAAGAGGTGAGCGGGCTTATTATCCAGAGATTCGAAATTGATTCCCTTTCGTGACCGTCCGAAAGCGGCCACCAGCGTTTTTATGTCACTGAATTTGGCATGGGGAATGGCCACGCCGTCCCCTATCCCGGTACTGCCCAGCTTTTCTCTCTCCAGTAAAACCTCCAGAGCCTTATCAGCATTCCGTACCTGGTTGTTATTAACCAGAAGTTGAACTAATTCCCTGAGCACCCCCATCTTGGTTTCAGCTTTGAGATCTGCTTCAATAACCTCCTCCGGCAAATAATCCAAGACCCTCATAAAATTCCCTCCATTACGCGGACCATATCACTCTCTCACTGGAGCTCAGGCTCAATCAGTACCACTTTATCATCTTTAGACCGGTAAATTACACTGATGGAATTCGATGCCGGATTGAGAAACACGAAGCAATCTTCCTCTGTCATGTCCATCTGCATCATCGCTTCATCCAGACTCATTGGCTGGACAGCTACCCGTTTCGTCTTGATCATCCGCAGGTTAGATGGGCCTTCCTCCTCTTTGCTTTCAGAGGCGAACATATCCACTCCTATAATGCTCTCTTTCAGGGGCTGCCTGGTCTTGTGCTGGCGGATTTTCTCCTTGTATTTTTTTACCTGCCGCTCGATCTTTTCCATCACCAGATCGATAGAGCTGTACATGTCATCGGTCTCTTCTTCACCATTGATGGTGATCCCGTTGGCTTTAATGGTTACTTCGGCAGAATGACGATATTTTTCTACAGATAAGATGACGTCCGCCTCTTTGATATTTTCCAGATACTTGCCTACGCGCTCTACTTTATTTTTTACATAATCTTGGAGGGCATCAGTCATCTCCATATGCCTACCCGTAATGAGGACTTGCATTGTCAGGACCTCCCTGAAAAATATATAATAATAAAGAAAATAATTTCTGTCAGACCACTACTCAATCCCGTGTATGGCTGAAAAAAGAACCCATAACGGTCACAAGAGGATGCACAAAGAAGAACATTCCTCCGCCTTGCCCAAACAGGTTGAACAACCGCCGGCCTTCGCTGAGGCTTAGTCGAGAAAGACCGCTTTTCGCTTTTGAGAAGGTAATATGTGCAGCTCATCTCTATACTTGGCAATTGTTCTTCTGGCAATCACCACTCCCTGCTTTTTGAGTAGCTCAAGAATCTGAGTATCGCTGTAGGGTTTTCGGACATCTTCGTTTTTGATCAATTCACGAAGCAGTTCTTTTACCCGGACAGAAGAGATAAAATCACCATCTTTTTTCTTCAACCCGGAATTAAAGAAGAACTTCAGCTCAAAAATCCCCCGCGGAGTATACATGTATTTATTGGTGGTAACCCGGCTGATTGTGGATTCGTGCATTGAAATATCGTTAGCCACATCCACGAGAGTCAGGGGTTTGAGATAAGCTACCCCTTTGTCGAGAAAATCCCGCTGAAAGTTGACAATGCTTCTGGCTACATTATACAGCGTTCTTTGTCTCTGCTGGATACTTTTAATGAGCCAGACAGCGGACCGCAGCTTCTCCTCGACATACTTTCGGGTATTGTCGGGAACATTTTTTCCTTTCCGCAGGATCTTCCGGTAAATATTACTCACCCGAAGCTGCGGCAACCCTTCATCGTTCAAAGAGATGACATAATCATCTCCCATTTTATAGACGAATACATCAGGCACGATATAATGAGAAACATCGGGATTAAACCGCCGGCCAGGTTTGGGATCATAGCTCAGGATTATGT encodes:
- a CDS encoding PTS sugar transporter subunit IIC, with translation MIQQILEISLIGGLINLDDVSLTQIMISQPVVAAPLLGWMFGDLHAGLVIGAFLELMMVYLLPIGCSVPLDGSMAAVIAAGICLLAGPFFPGSRESLISLAILLAIPFSILAQRVSILVRKANGRICDQVQAAVTGKTSRKIDLLHFSGIGLFYLRSFSLCLISLLITVPLLQRIAPLFPPGLYRGLKLLYFAYPMIGIALLFDAFRSKDMYWLFALSFLLATLLSSLWPLPCWMAFGVPSLLLSVLYGLKESIKGKWSRG
- a CDS encoding alpha-amylase/4-alpha-glucanotransferase domain-containing protein, which gives rise to MEKQYLILGIHNHQPIGNFDFVFEGCYQKAYFPFWEVLKRHPGIKISLHYSGTLWNWFLEKSSPLLDIVADMIERGQVELLSGGYYEPILPILPDVDKVGQIKKLNRFLKERFHTTPRGMWLAERVWEPHLVRYIREAEIEYLAVDDLHFRSAGIREEELWGYYLTEEQGNLLKVFPGSKYLRYTIPFKSPRMTIDYLLHENRGRGNLRVMADDGEKFGVWPGTYDLVYNQGWLDQFFSLVEENQDVLETITYGEYVDKFPPLGKVYLPTASYSEMEEWALPIQTAEEFIALERMISNTKEFPQRAKPFVKGGFWRNFLSKYSESNNLYQKMLWVSKQIEQYQSKGASADSSQQWLDRARDELWKGQCNDAYWHGLFGGLYLPHLRDGVYNHLIKAENIIDERLHPTESWIDCLPVDMDGDGREEILVKTSSLMFWLDMDAGGTINELDYRPKAFNLINSLMRRRETYHQKLQQGAHIGVDQDDSYGVKSIHEITVSKEKDLAELLYYDQYARNCLLDHFFPPVTTLKEFSRLQHQEYGDFITGNYQKQQLQSTQDMLHLILSRDGSLLIDGEHIPFRVEKAVRVQADKSELAFEYQLVNLGKSTVRCRFGVEFNVNLLAGRSADRYYQVPGIALKDRQLASWGTLEQVEQIQLVDEALGLIVSFDFADYPGIWRFPIETASNSESGFERVYQSSVILPYWDINLAAGEGWTCRFRMQVSNYSHN
- a CDS encoding PTS sugar transporter subunit IIB, giving the protein MPIVLVRIDERLIHGQVIVGWAKFLKASMIIVADDEVEKDELRLEVMKLAVPENIKVEAYSIALTVEKCLSHDLPDKNVIVLFSKLKDFKRSLDLGFPIREVNLGCVHSGEIEIQSNIAIKAEEASYLVDIQKSGVHLDLRALPQDKQIDLQDIPLYQKLIGRK
- a CDS encoding PTS sugar transporter subunit IIA; this translates as MENNMVGVVIVAHGNLAEELLKSSELIVGSLPKMKAVSVDSRNGVEQAMHDIQKAIEAVDSGSGVLILTDMFGGSPSNLSLSFLSTKRIEVVTGVNLPMLLKLATYREGHCLEEIKETVFIYGREKIIIASDLLNKKLEEKKVKL
- the hprK gene encoding HPr(Ser) kinase/phosphatase translates to MLVQKCLTIRELVNEQAERLQLKVLNGDEGLDRKITSPRIQKPGLALAGYFAQIRAERVQVLGSTEVSFMDTLSSERRQEVLEAICQIPISCFILTKSMLPPPELISVGNKYKIPILQSSLQSSIFIRQISTYMEEKLALETSIHGVLMDIYGRGVLLLGKSSIGKSECALDLIVRGHRLISDDMVNIKLLPPDVLIGSGPEMIRYHMELRGLGIINIKDLFGVAAVRYRKKIELAVVMEEWKKEYEYDRLGLKESTVNILGVEVPLIKMPVAPGRNMAIIIEVAARNQLLKESGYYSARDFDQKVIDILSKKSKAKLI
- a CDS encoding PTS sugar transporter subunit IIA, giving the protein MRVLDYLPEEVIEADLKAETKMGVLRELVQLLVNNNQVRNADKALEVLLEREKLGSTGIGDGVAIPHAKFSDIKTLVAAFGRSRKGINFESLDNKPAHLFFLFLAPENSAPLHLKILARISRLLKKTTFREALMQAKSGRDIYQAIADEEKDVIG
- the raiA gene encoding ribosome-associated translation inhibitor RaiA, with protein sequence MQVLITGRHMEMTDALQDYVKNKVERVGKYLENIKEADVILSVEKYRHSAEVTIKANGITINGEEETDDMYSSIDLVMEKIERQVKKYKEKIRQHKTRQPLKESIIGVDMFASESKEEEGPSNLRMIKTKRVAVQPMSLDEAMMQMDMTEEDCFVFLNPASNSISVIYRSKDDKVVLIEPELQ